TCTCAACTCCGATGGCTCTCTTGGTGACGTTCCAGACGCGACCTGTGCGGCCGTGGTAGAACTTGTGGGGCATACCCTTGTGGATGGCGCCATTGACCTTGACGTCGACGAAGTCGCCGATCCGGTAGGTCTTGAGGTAAGTCGAGAGCGGGATGTAACCCTTCTTCCTGAAGGCCCTAGAGAACAAGTCTCTGGTTCGAGATCGGAGACCATGTCCAGCCGGCATTTTGAGCtgctcactctctctctctctagggttttctgtGGAGCGGCTGGGAATATGAGAATTCTGAGAGAGGCTGAGGGTTCGTTTGGTTTTATAGTAGCTGCTCCTCGGGTAGGGTTTCTGTGGTTGAGATGTGGGCTGGGCATATAGTGTTGTAAGTTAATGTTTTGGGATTAACGGCCCAATgtgaccaaaaacaaaaaaggatgAATGGCCCAAGTGTAAGGAGCCACAAGTTGGGCCCAGTTTAGAAAGAAGAGAATagtattctctttttttttggttctttgtTTTAGCGAAAAATTCACAGCTACTCTTTACTATTTTTGTAAAATAAGCTTCTCTCACAAAAGAATTGAGAAAAAAATTTATGATATATAAACTCAATTATAATAAAATGACTGAGTTGACAACTGTATCAGCAACAAATTTCTTCATTTGCAACGGTCTTCACAAATAACAATCAATGTAGCAAGAGGGGGTGGAGGTTCGTCACACGTTTTCGAAAGGAAAACAACAATTGCTGAATCATCTAAACCTTCATTTAAGATGAATGACCAACTAATAAGGAGAAAGAATGTTCCTTGGCGTCTTTAAGCAAAGTGGGTAAATTGTCTCGGGTTAGCAAAAGTCAGATGAATCTCGATGTTTCACATATTTTTAGAGACAGAAACACTGTTGCAAATGTGATTGCTAACTATGGTGCTCCCTATGAAGATGATAGAGGGTGGAACGCTCTTCCCCAATTTTTGTACCACTCCTTTGGCTTTGACTTTGCATCACGTATGGCATATCGTTTTGCTTAATTTGGCGTGGGATTTATCTATTAATTTCCATTTGCTTGGTTCTATTTGTCATTGTTATTTTATGACAGTGGTTTTGGCTTAGTCCTTCACTATCCACTCCTTGTACTTggtttgattttaattaataataCTTCTAGCAAAGGACGGGCAGTGGGTTCCAGTTGTAATGGTCCCCCTTGGGGTTGTATGGGTGCTCACTATTATATGAGAGCTAATACCGCCTAATCTTCTTTtagtttttcaaaaaaaaaaaatgagcaaGGTAGGCCTAGTTTTGAAGTTTAGAGTTAAAAATATGAACTTGAGCCCACCATATATCTaaaactttttattttaaaaactATTTACATATGCCCGGTACCATTTGGTCTCATGGCATAAGTCTTCCTTTTATAAGTGAGAGgtcgtgagttcgactcacaataCACTAGTTGTTGCAtatgagttgtttatttgatataaaaaaaattaaaataaaataaaatgtaaatatttaattaaccaAAAGTGGTAGACTATTTCTATGCATAACAAGGCTGCTCACTTAAGAGACTAGCTAAATGCATCTGGCTGAGAATAAATGCACAATTTTAGGTTATTATAAATTCAACATTtgaatttaatacatgtggctGAGATCTATTTGTCTCTCACAATCCTTTAAAACTGTTCCTTAGGTGAGCAAGTTGTATATGCATAGACATTGTACTATAGACATTGTACTAAACACCTCAATTTATCATTCTTTTTTATTGTAgaaatagaaaattataaaatatctTATACCTAAAgcatcaaaattaaaagcatgAAGGGCACAAAGTGGAAGTGAATAATTGCAGATTGGCCAACACTTACAATTGCATCAGgaacaaaatttgcttcttgCCAAACATGAGAGTAATGAACTGGAAATAGGAAGCTAGTTCAGGGATGTCATGCACCAGAGTTTTGATTAGCCAAGGTGTAGAAATCTTCTTGTTGATGCTATTGTAAGACTTGATATGAACATCTAATGAATGCATATCAAGTGTAATAACTATCGTTtcctaaagagaaagtaatctgaGATAATATGAGAAAATATCATGGAATAGGTTCGTATTTATATGTGAATCTAATATTTATGATTGGGAATCTAAATGGCTTGGTAACCAAGTAAGAATATATCGGATATATTTTGTTAGATACAGTAATAATGATATTAAGTAACCTGTTATGGGCAGGTATTCATTGTTCTGTACAATATAAATACAAGGTCCCTGTGACCTCTCAAAACACGCAAGCATACAATTCTAGCCCCATAGATAGTAGCTTCTAAGTTGAGAGGATCACAGAAAACCTTGTTGCAAGATCGATGGCCTTCTCCACCACTGCTGGTATGATTCATGTTCATAACCGATTCTGTTATTATCTTGCTATGTTATACTATATATAATATCTTCATCTTGTGTTTATTATTTATGCAACTTCACGTGTAGTTTATTTTTCCgcttacaattggtatcagagccttaGTTGCATGATAATAAACCGGATTTGGCTTTTTGCAATATTAGGTTTTGTGTTGcaaaagtttcaaaaaaaaaaaaaaaaaaaaaaccggaaCAGGCCTAAAACCTTTTATGGCTTGCTCCTTTTGTTCTTTATTCAAGTCTACTCACAAACCAATATATTTAGGCCTATTTTATTGCCCAAGTGCACATACAGTACTCCCTAAAAACACCGTTTTTTGAACGGTATCTCCTCTTCCAgtttcagttttggggttttaAGTTTTTGTGAGAGATGATTCCAATTTTTGAGAATTTGATGCTTCTGATTGAAAATTCCTTCAAGTTTCGCTACGGGTATGCCTTGATTTGATTCTACTTCATGTCTATTTGTTTCAATTAACACCCTTTTTCAGCGCGAGAGCGTACCGGTAAGATTTTCGTTTCAAAAACTTAGAATTTTACATACATGCATAATTCTGATGTTGAATGAGAACCTTAGAAGCATTCCCAGCGTGCGTCTAGGCTAgtgtagatggtgaccggatgaaatttaaattttgttttgcttgatcATGAATTCTTGTATTGTTGAAATTGTCTTGTGATTGAGTGATGGGTTTTGTGCTTTCACTGCTCTGTATCTTatgaactatatatatatgttcttgaTCATGATTTTCTGGTATCTCGACTTTTGCTGGTATTGATTATGATTGAGAATGATTCTTGTGTTTTGCTTGTCTAGATTGATCTGTATGTTTGTATCAAATTTAGTGAAATatcaattaacaagaaaatctCCCACATTGATCATTACGTCTTGTTATTTGATTTTCTAATTGACTGGTTGTATAAGATTAAAATCAGTAACAACCATAATAAGTTCTAGATCACGTAATGGTGTTTTGATGCATGTTGTAATATCAATCTATCACTATACTGTTATGTTGATCATTAGAATAGAACtaaacttgtgtctttgttttttgGGATGTGATTGTATCTTCAACAGAAGGATTGACCTTCACATTcttaaaatcaaaacagtgtGATATGAAATTTTAGAGATTAAATTCAGTGATCTGAACTCTTCTTCTTGCTACCATGCATTGATTATTCAGTGATGCCTTATTCACtaaattttcagttttacaattaagaaaaaaaatagtatgTTGAATTGTCTTTGTGCCAACAGGTAAAGCCTTTCAATTGAATGTGCATTTTGGGGATCTTTTATGTTTTCTGTGTGAAATTTTTCACTCGTTTGCTTGTTTGAATTTTCTGTGGATTGCTATGAATTTTGCATTCAAGTTTTTCAAACAAAGCctttaaaattttgaacagaaaactgaaatttttctttcttttccttgttttcaGCTATGAACTCATGCTATTCTTTGCACAACATTGAGCCTCTTAATGGCTCAAATTTTAAAACATGGAAAGAGCGTATTGAGCTTTATCTTGGCCTCCAAGGACTTGATGTGTGTTTGAGGGAGCCTCAACCTGTTTTGAATGATACTAGTCCTGAGGCGATAATTGTGAAAGACAGGGAGTGGCATAAGACCAATAGAATGGCCAAACTAATTATGAAACAAACCATGTCACCTATGGTGAGGGGTAGTGTTGCTGAACCTGATACGGCTTTGGGATTTATGACTGCTATTGGCCTGAAGTTTAAGGAGAATGAGAAAGCAGAGATTTCAGCCTTACTAGATCAGCTTTTAGGCATGAAGTTTGACACCTCAGAGAGTGTTAGGGAGCATATAATGAAAATTATTCACATAACCACTAGACTTGGTGAATTGGAGATTGCATTCTCTGATGCCTTCATTGTTCACTTGGCCCTGATCCGTCTTCCTCCTAGTTTTGGCCCACTGAAGACTGCATATTTTTCACAGAAGGAAAAATGGGACTTGAATGAGCTTATAGAAATTTGTGTGCAGGAAGAAGAGCTAATTAAGAGCCATGGGACTGTGTCTGTGAATCTGGTTAACAAGCAGAAATGGAAGGGTAAGGGTAAAGCTGTAGCGTCTAGTGCTGCAAATTCTGGTGAGGGCACAAGCGGGACTAAGCCATACCAACTTGGTCCTAAGAAGGGCGTCAATAAGGGCAAGAAACCTGGGACATTTAAGTGTTTTTTCTGCAAGAAGGAAGGGCACATTAAAAAGAATTGTACGGGTTTTAAAGATTGGCTGGTGAAAAAGGGTAAGTCTTGGTTTTCAGTGTTTTCTATTGAAGTAAATTTAGTAAATTTTTCCCCTAGTTCCTGGTTTCATGACACAAGCTCACCCATACATATTGCAAACAATTTGTAGGGCTTCATAACAAGGAGGGCACCAAGGAAAAATGAAGTCAACATCTCTGTGGGAAATGGAATTGGAGTAGCAGTTAAAGCTATAGGGACAGTTAGGCTAGTATTAGGCTCTGGAGCCATTTTTGATTTAGAGAATGTTTTTTATATCCCTTCTATGAAGAGGAATCTTATTTCAGTTTCGTGTTTAGTCAAGAAAAGATGTATTTTTTTCATCGACTTATCAGGAATAAAAGTTTCTTTTGGTTCGAAATCTCTTGCCTTTGCTCTTTTCATTAATGATTATTGGTTGCTTGATTGCTCTCTGCCTAaagatgtgatgttgattgaaaATGGTGAATCAGACTTGagtaagaaaagaaagtttagtGAAaattctgcatttttatggcatagaaggctTGCTCATATTTCCAAAGAAAGATTGCAGAGAATGGAACGGGAAAATTTGTTACCTAAGCTTGACTGGtcagattttgatacttgtatAGAATGCCTTAAGGGGAAATTTACTAAATCCAGGAATAAAACTTCAAATAGAAACACTGAACCACTTCAGTTGATCCACACAGATATTTGTGGACCATTTGCAAATACCACCATCTGTGGAAATAGATACTTCATCACTTTCATAGATGATTTTACCCGTTATTGTCATGTCTTCTTGTTGTCTGAAAAATCTCAAGCTTTAGAGAAATTCATTATCTTTAGAACTGAAGCAGAAAAAGAATTGGGGAAAGAGATTAAATCAGTTAGATCAAATAGAGGGGGAGAATATTACGGTAGATACACTGAAGCAAGACAACAAAAGGGGCCTTTTGCAATGTATTTAGAAAAACATGGAATCCAAGCCCAATACACTACACCCGGAACACTAGAATCTAATGGTATTtcagagagaagaaatagaTCTCTTCTTAATATTGTTAGGAGTATGATGTGTACCTCGGGATTGCCTAGATTTCTTTGGGGTGAAGCATTAAAAACTGCCAATTATTTGATAAATAGAACTCCAAGCAAAGCTGTCACCAAGACCCcttatgaactgtggaagaatAAAAACCTAGTGTGAATCGCattcatgtttggggatgcagAGCTGAAGCTAGACCTTATAACCCTCATATTGGAAAACTAGATCCAAAAACAGTTTCAGCCTATTTTATTGGTTATCCAGAAAGATCTTTTGGTTACAAATTTTATTGTCCTAATCACAGTACTAGAATCATCGAGACAAATAGAGTTGtttttcttgatgaaattaaccATTCTCATGCTTATGAAGACCTTGAACTCGAGTTTCAAGAACTGCCTGAAGATGAAACAGAGAGATTAACTGCACCAATTGACCTCAATATCACTGCTGAACCTGTTGTGCAACCTCAACTTGAAGTTGTGGAACAAGTTCAAAATAATGAGATGGCAAATCCCATAGAAGCTTAAATAGGACCTCAACTTGAAATTGTAGAAGAGGCTCAGAATGAGCATGTTGCTGAAGAATAGGTTTTGAGAAGATCGGCGAGAATTAGAAAACCAACAATTAATAGTGCATAATATGAAGTGTACTTGCAGGAggcagattttgatttttgtgatGGTAATGACCCTTAAACTTATAAGCAAGCTGTTGAAAGTGATCAGAATCTGAAGTGGGAAGAGGCAATGGAAGCTGAAATTAAGTCGATGCATGATAACCAAGTTTGGGAATTAGTAGAACCTGTTAAGAACCATAGAGCAATCGGCTGTAAATGGGTTTATAAAACCAAAAGGTGTGCAGATGGATCGATTGAGAGATATAAGGCTAGGCTTGTggccaaaggttttacacaaCAAGAAGTGATAGATTTTAATGAGACTTTTGCACCCGTTTCCACAAAAGATGCTTTCAGAATTATTATCGCTTTAGTGGCACATTTCGACATGGAAttgcaccaaatggatgtgaagACTGCCTTCTTGAATGGAGACTTGGATGAGGAGATCTACATGAGACAACCAGAAGGTTTTATTGAGCCTGGAACTGAACACTTAGTTTGCAAActcaataaatcaatttatggtttgaaacaagccTAACGACAGTGGTACCTTAAGTTTGATGCAGTTGTATGTTCTTTTGGTTTCGTAGAAAATTTGGTTGATGAATGTGTATATATAAAAATCAGTGGCaggaattttatttttcttgtgctttatgtggatgatattttaTTGGCAAATACTGATAAGGGGCTGCTGCAGGAGACCAAGTCTTTTCTTTCAagtaattttgatatgaaagacttgGGAGAGGCTTCCTATGTTCTGGGAATTGAAATCTCTAGAGATAGAACCAAGCACTTACTGGGACTATCCCAGCAGAATTACATTTCAAAGATATTGAAGAGATTTGAAATGCATAATTGTTCTCCAGGACAAGTGCCTATGTCTAAGGGTGATAAACTGAACAAGAGTCAATGCCCCAAAAATGATATTGAGAAAGAAGACATGAAGAGCAAACCATATTCTAGGCTTGTGGGGAGCTTGATGTATGCTCAGGTCTGTACTAGACCTGATTTGGCTTTTACAGTAAGTATGTTAGCTAGGTTTCAATCCAATCCAGGACATGAACACTGGATAGCTGGGAAGAAAATCTTAAGATACTTGCAGAAAACCAAAAGTTATAGCTTGGTTTACCGAAGAGTGAATGAGCTTGAAGTTGAGGGCTTTTCGGATGCAGACTTTGCAGGGCAATATTCTGATTTTGGAAAGTCAACTTCTGGCTATGTATTCATGCTTGTTAGAGGGTCTATAGCATGGAAAAGTGTAAAGCAAACGCAGACTGCAACTCCACTATGATGGTAGAGTACATTGCCATCTATGAAGCAACATGTCAAGGCTTGTGGCTAAAGAATTTCTTGCAGCAGACCAAGTTGGTGAATTCAATTATTTCTAAACCATTGAAAGTACACTGTGACAACTCAGCTGCAGTTTACTTTACCAAGAACAATAAAAGATCAACCAACTCCAAGCATATTGACTTGAAATAttatagtgttagagaaagggTGAAGCATAAGGAGCTTGATATTGTGAAGATTAGTACCCAGAACCAGTTGGCTGATCCATTCACAAAACCCTTAGCTGTTGTAGCCTTCCAAACTCATGCACGAAGTATTGGCATTCTGCCTACTTTGGATACTGAAGTCTAGTGGGAGTATTGCCAAATTCAGTGGGAgttctgtttttgtttgagCTGATTTTAAGTTTTTTGATTTATGTTTCAATTTTGTATTTTGATTGAGATTTTCTTAAGAACTTATCAAGttgtatttgaaatttgaattttacaAGTCAATAAAATTCAATTTATCCATGGTTTTTAAGTTATATATTGTTTTGCTGCagcattttcttttgaattatGTTTTGATCCGTTTCTAACTTTTACCATATATGTATACATTCAGCAATTAGTTATTATGGATCAAAATTTTGATAACAAATTATGATCAGTTATAATCATTGACTGAGTGTTGAGGTTCTTGCACATTGAACCATTAAGAGGACCATGTACAGATGCATCAAGAGTTAAAATTCACATTCATTGGCACTGTACATATTAAGTGATAATTCTAGTATCTCATGTGATGCATGATCATGGGGTTTTGTAATTGCAGAGGGATCAATTTTTACAATTTTGAATCTTTTATGTGGTTCTTCAACATGGTTGTACATTGACAGAGATTGGTTAGATTAAGGTACTTATTTTATCTCTGTGCACACTTTGGTTGATTATTATGTCTATACTGAGCAATATTCTTATTACATGGATTCACTAGATGTtcaagtgggagattgtaagactTGATATGAACATCTAATGAATGCATATCAAGTGTAATAACTATTGTTtcctaaagagaaagtaatctgaGATAATATGAGAAAACCTATTCCATGATATTCGTATTTATATGTGAATCTAATATTTACGATTGGGAATCTAAATGGCTTGGTAACCAAGTAAGAATATATCGGATATATTTTGTTAGATACAGTAATAATGATATTAAGTAACCTGTTATGGGCAAGTATTCATTGTTCTGTACAATATAAATACAAGATCCCTGTGACCTCTCAAAACATGCAAGCATACTGTTCTAGCCCCATAGATAGTAGCTTCTAAGTTGAGAGGATCACAGAAGACCTTGTTGCAAGATCGATGGCCTTCTCCACCACTGCTGGTATGATTCATGTTCATAACCGATTCTGTTATTATCTTGCTATGTTATGCTATATATATGATCTTCATCTTG
Above is a genomic segment from Rosa chinensis cultivar Old Blush chromosome 3, RchiOBHm-V2, whole genome shotgun sequence containing:
- the LOC121052049 gene encoding uncharacterized protein LOC121052049 encodes the protein MNSCYSLHNIEPLNGSNFKTWKERIELYLGLQGLDVCLREPQPVLNDTSPEAIIVKDREWHKTNRMAKLIMKQTMSPMVRGSVAEPDTALGFMTAIGLKFKENEKAEISALLDQLLGMKFDTSESVREHIMKIIHITTRLGELEIAFSDAFIVHLALIRLPPSFGPLKTAYFSQKEKWDLNELIEICVQEEELIKSHGTVSVNLVNKQKWKGKGKAVASSAANSGEGTSGTKPYQLGPKKGVNKGKKPGTFKCFFCKKEGHIKKNCTGFKDWLVKKGLHNKEGTKEK